The nucleotide sequence GGCGGCCACATAGGTTGATACCAGCAGATAGATGAAACTGCCCGGGCGCGGCGGGGCGAGGGCAATCAGTTCACTCCAGCAGCCGGCATTTCCATCCTTGTAGACCGAAACCGGCAGGCGGAGACGGCGCTCAAACTCTGCGCCCGGATCAATCTCGCTCCAGAGCGCCACGAGGTCGGCACTGACCCCACTTCGCTCGAGCCCCTCGGACATGCGCCCGGGAACGGCAACCCCCACATCGAGCAGGCGTGCAAGGTGTTCGGCCGGCAATTGCGCCATCAGATCATGGGCTCGGCCTGCGAGGTCATCGAAAATCGTTCTCGGATCGGGGAATGCGTATTCCACGCGATACTGGGCGGCGACCTCGGCGTGGAAATTGATGATCACCACATCGGCGTGACGCCGGCCGATCTCGATCCCCATCGAGAAGCCGCCGTCGGCACGCAGATAGATGGGCAGGGCCGGCTGTCCGCGCCGCCCGCGCAAGGCTTCCCCGCGCATGATCAGCCCGTCGCTCTCCAGCGCCGAGAGGATTGCCGACACGGTCTGGGGCGCGAGCCCCGACATGCGTGAAATCTCGGCATTCGACAAGCCGGGGTTAAAGCCGACGATGTTAAGCACCACACCGACATTGGCCTGGCGGAGGCCGTTGTGCTGCAGGCCCCTCGCCTTCAGCTGAAAGACGTCGACGGACGCGTCGGCGGTATAATCATCACTCATGGTCATGCCCCAAACCCCCGCGGCCTTAGCCACAAGGGCATCCCCCTGGCACGACACAGCTAGAGTGACGCGCCCCCAAGGCTACCCAAGTAGCATCATGGCTGAGCAGCAACATGCGACAGAGTTACTCACCGCCTCATACTTTAGACTAGAGATAAAGGCAGATGGTGATGATCTCGAAGGGCCGCAGGGTTAGTCTGATCCCGTTGCCATCTACCTCCAGAGGGGCGATGTCTTCTTCCATCAGGTTGACGATGCGCGCCGACTTTATCTTCGGCCCGAGGCTGAGGCGGACGTCAGCCCGAATGTTGGCGTGCTCGAAGAGGCGCAGCACAATGGACGTGCCGTCTTCTGCCTTCTTGACGGTCTCGATAGTGACATTGTCAGCATCGACTTGGGCAAAGCTGAACCGGGAGAGCTCCGCGACCGTATCGGCGGGCCGGCGGGAGCCGATGACGGCGACGGGATTATTGAAGCGCTCGGCGGCGCGGTGCACCTGGGCGAGATCGGCGACGCCGTCATGGACGAAGAGACCATAGCGCAGGCGGTGTTCGCCAAGATCGGCATCAGGCGCGGGGAAGCTCGAGCCGCGCACCAGTGAGAGGCGCACGGTCTGCTCGTGGCAATCATAGCCATATTTGCAGTCGTTGATCAGCGCCACGCCGAAATCGGCCTCGCTGATATCGACCCAGCGCTGCATCGAGGCTTCGAACCGCGCCTTGTCCCAGCTGGTGTTGCGATGGGTGGGACGGCGGACATGGCCAAACTGGATTTCCGAGCGGATCTCGGAGGTGTTGAGATCGAAGGGGAAGACCGCCTTGATCACCTGCGCCCGCTCCTGCCAGTCGATGAAGGTGTCGAATTCGAGCTGGCGCTCTCCAGCAGAAAGAGAGATCACCTGCACGATGCGGGAGGCCTGATAGCGCCGCTCGATGCGGATGGCGGCGCGGTGCGGGCCGGTTTCGACCACCGCGATCTCTGTGGGGGCATCGGCCAGCGGCCAGAATTGCTCCTCGAAATAGCGGTCGATGTCCCAGGCGTCCCATTCCATCGGCTTGTCTTCATAGGCGATGAGGCGGTTGGCACGCGCGCCGGCGGGCAGCAGCTCACGGTCGCGGGTCTTGTCGCGGATAGAGGTGATCTCGCCAGCCCTGTCGAACTCCACCCGCAGCAGGGCGTTCTCGAGGTGCTTTTTGGAGACCGAGACCGCGCTTTCCGGCGTCGTGGTCTGGGTGACGATCTGGGCGCCCGCCCAGCCGAGGGAAGGAAGGGTGCCGGCCGGCGCGACATGATCGCCCGAACCGTCGGCACGGACAATTTTCTGGATGGGCTGGGCGCCGGCAGCGGTCGCAAGGGCAAGGCCCTCTCCCAGATCCGGGGCATCGAGATGGACAAGGTCGGTGCGGTTCTGGCTGGTGAAGTTGACGAGCCGCAATGCGTTGCGGTCGGCGCCGGTCGCCGCCTGCGCGGCGCCATGCCAGGGCCCATTTTCCGAGGCGAGGGTGGAAAAGATCCTCTCGTAATCGGCATCGCTGTCGACATAGACCTCAGGAATGGAGGTGCCGGGCAGGATGTCGTGGAACTGG is from Devosia sp. SD17-2 and encodes:
- a CDS encoding ROK family transcriptional regulator codes for the protein MSDDYTADASVDVFQLKARGLQHNGLRQANVGVVLNIVGFNPGLSNAEISRMSGLAPQTVSAILSALESDGLIMRGEALRGRRGQPALPIYLRADGGFSMGIEIGRRHADVVIINFHAEVAAQYRVEYAFPDPRTIFDDLAGRAHDLMAQLPAEHLARLLDVGVAVPGRMSEGLERSGVSADLVALWSEIDPGAEFERRLRLPVSVYKDGNAGCWSELIALAPPRPGSFIYLLVSTYVAAGIFGDGHLWDGPTSNSADLAAMLVQVDSGDPRTGHAIASLTALEKRLKAAGFAVDLAQADSWDLDAMKGEVEAWLDDAARALALVVFNTLRVVDARLVVLDSTLSAVSERLVQRLRHELDLLQRDGAPTPKVQQGQLGRLAPAIGAAELPLYRRYFSGVHLMDRPR